The Mucilaginibacter rubeus genomic interval TAGCTCCATGCAAATTGTACCTTAGGGTAGCGCGTGCTGAAAGCGCGGTAAGCTGCACGGTAATTTCTGCGGATCTGTTTTTCGGATAGTACAAACACCGGCGAGCCATAGTTTTCAATTAAACTTTTAACCGAAACGCCGTCGATGCTTTTAACGGGCTGCACACCGGTGCGGGTACCAAATTTGTTCATGGCACCGGCATGTAGTTTTTTTATATATGGTTTTTGGTATGGCAGCTTTTCCATTGTTATAAATTATAATTCGCCAAATGCCGAAATCTGTTGAAAATCGGCGATATCGGCAATATGGTCCCACGAGTACCGGACAAATAGCTTGCCGGCCTGGTAATCGGTATAAGGCTCAATAGCCTCGCCCAAAGCCATTTTGGCAAGAGCAGCAGGCTGATTTTGCCCGGCAGCAGCCGTTAAATAAACCCATGCCGGAAACCGCGGGTTAATTTCCAGTATATATAAATGCCCCTCGGCGGTGCTCATGATCTCCATTTCGTAACCGCCTTTCCAGTTGGTGGCAAGGGCAAAACTGTTGGCCAGTTGGGTTAGGTTATCATCTTTAATGGTAACGCCCGCCCAGGCCTTTCCTTTATCAGTGATATAGAGCTTACGCATGGCAACAATGCTCACGTTGTTCCCCTGTCCATCGCCCAGCGCCGCGATATTGATCTCGTTGCCCCTGATATGCTGTTGCGCTATCACCGGTGTGCCCCAGGTGGCATTAAGCTGATGAAAGGCCTTTAAAGCCTGGTCCATGGTGTAAACTATATAGGCTTCGTAAAACTTCCCTTTTATCACCATGGGGAAACTAAACTCAGCGGCGGCTTTTTGCAGATCGTCGGCAGTGTACAGCTTATGATCTGCAGGTACATAAAAGCTGTGCCTTGTACCAAAGTCTTTCAAGTGTACCTTATCCCTCAATGCCAGCTGCTGCTGTGTAGGGAGATAGCTTGCTATGCCCATTTGCTTTAACTGTGGCGCTATCTTTATAAAATTGAACAGCTCCGAATCAAAGTTGGGGATCACGAGATCAAGGTTCTCCTGCTGGTTGATATAGGTTAGCCGTTCAATGAGGGCAGCCGTACCTTCGGTTGGATAGGGGATCTGGTAGGTTTTATTTACCAGTTCCTTCAAATAAATCCCCGGTTCCAGCGATTCATATGACAAGCCTATTATGCGCAAATCATCCCCGAAACATTCTTTTAAAGAACGAATAACCGCCATCCCCGGACCCGGATTATCATTGGCATTAAGCCCGGTAACGGCAATACATAAATTAGTGTACTTGTTTGCCATCGTCCTTAAATTTCCAGCAGGTTTGCTTCTTTTAGCTGCAGCATCCAATCGTCCCAATCCCTATCCAGCTGGTTTTCGCTCACATCGTACCTGTTAAGGATATCCTGTTTGATCTCAGCGTTGGTTTTGCCATTTTTCATGGCCGCAAGCAATTGAGCCGCCATTCCGTTTCCGGAAAACGAATCGCCGGTGGCCGGGTTAAAAATAAACCCATTCTCGCTGGTGGCAATATTGCTTTTGAGTTTCATTTACAGTTGCAGGTTGGTTAAGTAATAAAGGCTAAACTTAGCAGGTTTATATGAGTTTTACAAAAGGGTCCTTATGATGCCATCAGGTATTCTATCCTTGAGGCAAGTACTTCCATATCCAGCGGCTTTACAAACAAGGCATCGCATTTATAGGAATCGGCCTGTGCTTTTTTTGTTTTAAAGGCGGTAACAATGATGATAGGCACATTGCACAGTTTTTCATCGTCTTTAAAATCCTGGCACACCAGCTCACAGTCGGTATCCAGCAGCAAATAATCCAGGATGATCAGGTCGGGGTTAATCACCTTAGCCTTGTCATATATAGCATTAGGATCATAAGTTAAGTGCACATTAAAATCACCATAATACATAATGTCATCAATTACCGATAACATCCTGCTGTTTTTATCAAGTACTAAAATGGTTTTTTTGTTGCCTGCCGTTTTCATGACTATAAGGATTAGTGTCAATTAATTAATATAAAGTTGAGGCTATTTATGAGGCTTTTAAATAATGTGTCGCTCAATGCCTTCAATGTGCCGATGAATTGATTATTTGTGCCAGTCTTTAATAAAATCGGTATAGTTTGTACCCACAGGTAGTTCAACCTCAGTTAGTTTAACCTTGCGGTTATGGATAGATCTGATCTGGTCGCGCGCTACCACAAAGCTGCGGTGAATGCGGATAAACTTTGCCGAGGGCAGCTTTTCAATAGCGTTTTTCAAGGGCATAAGGGTAAGTATAGGTTTGGATGCGCCCAGCGTATGGATCTTGATGTAATCCTGCATGCTTTCAATGTATTCAATATCTTTAATATTGATTTTGATGAGCCTGTATTCTGAATGTACATATAGGAAATCATCC includes:
- a CDS encoding ATP-grasp domain-containing protein, which translates into the protein MANKYTNLCIAVTGLNANDNPGPGMAVIRSLKECFGDDLRIIGLSYESLEPGIYLKELVNKTYQIPYPTEGTAALIERLTYINQQENLDLVIPNFDSELFNFIKIAPQLKQMGIASYLPTQQQLALRDKVHLKDFGTRHSFYVPADHKLYTADDLQKAAAEFSFPMVIKGKFYEAYIVYTMDQALKAFHQLNATWGTPVIAQQHIRGNEINIAALGDGQGNNVSIVAMRKLYITDKGKAWAGVTIKDDNLTQLANSFALATNWKGGYEMEIMSTAEGHLYILEINPRFPAWVYLTAAAGQNQPAALAKMALGEAIEPYTDYQAGKLFVRYSWDHIADIADFQQISAFGEL
- a CDS encoding PqqD family protein gives rise to the protein MKLKSNIATSENGFIFNPATGDSFSGNGMAAQLLAAMKNGKTNAEIKQDILNRYDVSENQLDRDWDDWMLQLKEANLLEI
- a CDS encoding response regulator, whose translation is MKTAGNKKTILVLDKNSRMLSVIDDIMYYGDFNVHLTYDPNAIYDKAKVINPDLIILDYLLLDTDCELVCQDFKDDEKLCNVPIIIVTAFKTKKAQADSYKCDALFVKPLDMEVLASRIEYLMAS